A region of the Mytilus edulis chromosome 11, xbMytEdul2.2, whole genome shotgun sequence genome:
caaaaTGATTATGTGTAAACATGAAAATGGTTCTGTGGAAACATAAAAATGATTCTGTTGGAAAAATGTTAATACCATTTATGTATgaaacatgaaaaatgtaaaagaaattgaaaataaatccaGTTCATGGCCTAGTCCAACAGAGGACTAAAATAACCATGACAACACTTACATTTAATGAGTTTCTAGCTTCCCCTGATCCTATGTGAGCAGTGTGTCGGAATTCAGTAGGTTCTCCTATCATACTGGGATCAAGTCGTCGCCGCCTCTTCTGGGGCAAAAAAGAAGATATTAATAATTAGTAATGACTTCATTGTATAGGAAATAAGGAGAGTATGTGGACTTTTGAAACATTATTTGTGATCAGatgaaattgtttatttacatttctgTCAGATCTGTAATCTTACATACATAATAAACTGTGGATACATCTATTTTCAGAGATACTAATATTTGTGGTTTGAGTtcacttttttatatttaatttctttgtaATGTGTATGAATGACAAGGTTATACATTTTTTTGGTCATTTGTCTGAATGTCAAGGTTATACTGTTTTTCTGTAATTTGTCTGAAGGTCAAGGTTATACTGTTTTTCTGTAATTTGTCTAAAGGTCAAGGTTATACTGTTTTTCTGTAATTTGTCTAAAGGTCAAGGTTATACTTACAGGTTGAGGCTGTTCAGCTATGCagcatgtaaaacaaaataaaccaTCACCCATCATTACAGATTATATCTGGCCACGCTTCTCAATATCACAGTCTGTCAACACCACAGGAAGGTACAcacaaaataataagaaaaatacaaCTTTGCAGATGGTGTACTCAAAGTTTTCAGTTGTATATGAAATCACAGATTAGAGCTGAGATTGCTGAAATAAAGCCTGGATATGCTGAGATCACAAGAGGTTCACGAGTAGATAATGGATACGGCTATGTTTAAGTTACGATGAGATCAGAAGTAACTCCCACAAATAGATTTATCTTTCTTCACTCATTCAAACAAATGTGAGGTATCAATGAAGTCGGTGTTGCATTTGCAAAAATTCCTTTAATCTaagattttaaatttaatatttttggaaTAAATACTGATTAATTTTCAAACACAAAGGGGGAGAACTGGAATATCCTGTTTGGAATGTTTTAACTTAGGAATTATCTCCCCCTAATTCTGCACTGTATCCCTAGTCTGTCTCTCTCTACTTctgaaaaagacaaaaattacATTGTAATACTCAGAGCATGTATACACAAAttgtttatgaataaaataacACTATATGTACACATGTATAACACATTGCTAAATGGGGGATAATGTAGATTGTTATCTAGTTGAACATTGAACTATATATGTCAAAATAAGGAATTATTTAAAtctgaaaataattttgaattctagGAAAGTGATAAGAAATGTAGGAtgaaaaaactagaggctctaaagagcctgtgtcgctcaccttggtctatgttaATATTAAACATTGTACACaaatgaattcatgacaaaattgtgttttggtgatggtgatgtgtttgaagatcttactttactaaacatttttgctgcttacaattatctctatctataacagtagtttctgtggaaaatgttagtgaaaatctacaaattttgtgaaaattgttaaaaaatgactatgaagggcaataactcctcagggggtcaattgactattttggtcatgttgactcatttttagttcttactttactgtacattattgctgtttacagtttatctctatctataataatattcaagataataacaaaaaaacagcaaaatttcctcaaaattaccaatttaggggcagcaacctaacaaccgatgatccaattcatctgaaaattcctgggcagatagatcttgacctgatcaacaatttcaactctgtcagatttgctcttaatgctttgttttttgggttataagccaaaaactgcattttactcccatgttctatttttagccatggccgccatcttggttggttggccaagttaccggacacaatttttatactagataccccaaagatgattgtggccaagtttcaattaatttggcccagtagtttcagaggagaagatttttctaaaagataactaagatttacgtaaaatggttaaaaattgactataaagggcaataactcctacagtggtcaactgaccattttggtcatgttgacttatttgtagatcttactttgctgaacattattgctgtttacagtttttctctatctataataatattcaagataataaccaaaaacagcaaaatttccttaaaattactgattcaggggcagcaacctaacaacggaatgtcagattcatctgaaaatttcaaggcagatagatcttaacctgataaacaattttagcccatgtcagatttgctctaaatgctttggtttttgagttataagccaaaaactgcattttacccctatgttctatttttagccatggcggccatcttggttagttggcaaggtcaccggacacaattttcaaactagatacctcaatgatgattgtggccaagtttggttaaatttggcccagtagtttcagaggagaagatttttgtaaaagttaacgctggacgcaggacgacgacggacgacgacgacggacgacgacagacgacggacgccaagtgatgagaaaagctcacttggcccttcgggccaggtgagctaaaaactaaaCAAACATGCTATTACTTTCACTAATATTTCACTATGAATTTACTTACCCCCCTTAACCATACCTGCATGGCTAATTTTCATCATAAATTTCTTATCAATTTTCCAGTATTCAAAATTattctaaatttaaatttttccttGTTTCAAGTATTTTTTGATACTACATTTAAAGTATAAGATTTCAGAACTTACTGCACGCTTTCTGTTTTTGACCTGATATTGACCTGTAATTGTTCTctaattgtttgtatatatattatttgattgCTGTTTTCTTTCTCTCTTCCATGTTaaccaaaatattaaaatctCAAATTTCAGTCAAAAAGTTAGAAGACAAAATTTATTCAAGTACTTACTTCTTAAAGTCAatgttgtaaaacaaattttacttGCTTATggtataaaatgtataagatTTTTATATCCacatactttttatatttataagatcCTGAGAAAAGTCCTGAGATAGTTTTACAAATTATCGTTATCTTTATTTTAAACGAATTGTACCATGATATACTCATTGACCTTTAATCTCAAACAATATCATCAATTATACGGATGTTATAAAActaaatttgtctatttttaaaaataGCTAACAATAATTCCATTGGTTGAGAATAAAAAATGTGGGAGGATTTGGATGTTAAAAACCTATAGTCCTTTAACGAATGCtgatacatgtaaattaaaaataaaaatatgttatgcttatagttatttttgttgtttgtttgctgTGTATCATCATCATTGATGTCACATTGAGCTAAATCACTCCAATGTTCAGCtatagttttttttcagtttttttatgtGATGAACATGACGAAATTCTTAATCTTAATTACAAAACAGTCTTCTCATCATCTAAATGACAGATTTCAATTGTTTGGTTTTCTATTATTAATAATATTCACAGTTTTACTAATTTATGCatgatgatataaatattttaaataacaaaCTTGTATTATTTCCTGGATAATGTGTACAATGTTATTAATCTAGGACAAAGTAATCATTTaactacatatacatgtacaatgtgtCAATACAAATGTAACAGGTACTTGTATACATACTCCTACAATGTTCCTTAACACACGATTTATAACCACAAAATGTTATCACATCTGACTCTGAATCAGAAATCATTACATACACTTATCtattaataattattatttctttCTTAAAATCCTTTGTAACTTAtatttcttatatctatgaaataaatattttgggATATTAATTTGGTTATTTTTGGAATGATCCTTTTGAGGTAATTTTCATAAGTTTATAATGCAATAATCTACTGAGTTATCAAAAAGCAGTGTTCCATTCAACCACCAAATTTGTGCAAAGGGCAGACAAATAACCTAAAAATACTATAATAGGTCTAGATTCAAATTAAAGTTTAACTATTTAAGAGTTGAGATTTAGATTGAAGTTttactattaacatgattaaagtcCTAGGCTGCTAGTCCAATTAATTATGCCGTCtcgaaaggctattatatttttttgctttgacttttaaataattatttcgaCTACTCAGCTGCATGACACCAAATAACGACCCTCCCAGACATCCTGGCTGTAGGCCTATACATCAAGCATCCTTTTTCATTAATACTACATTAGCATATGCTGTAATGATTGTTTGTAAAACCCCATGCATTATTCATCAAAACACCCAATCATCTTAACATTTACTTCTAACAGatacatatcatatatatttgaaaCCTACAAATTCATTTCTGATAATAATCAATTTCTTAATCAGATAACTGGTGTTATACTGTTAACATTGATATATAAAACTTGTGATCAGGGGGAAATAACCAGCATCTCTCTACAGTGGTAGAAGTAGAGAATTATCAAAACACATAAAGTAAAATCCCCCCTGTATTAATCAGATAAATGCTGGTATACTGtttaatattgatatataaaacttGTGATCAGGGGGAAATAAACAGCATCTATCAACAGAGGTAGAATTAGATAAAACATGAAGAgtaaaatccccccccccccccaatagtAATCAGATAAACGGTGTTATACTGTTAACATTGATATATAAAACTTGTGATCAGGGGGAAATAACCAGCATCTCTCTACAGAGGTAGAATTAGATAAAACATGAAGAgtaaaatccccccccccccccccaatagtAATCAGATAAACGGTGTTATACTGTTAACATTGATATATAAAACTTGTGATCAGGGGGAAATAAACAGCATCTCTCCACAGTGGTAGAAGTAGAGAATTATCAAAACACATAAAGTAAATCCCCCCTCTTATTAATCAGATCAATGCTGGTATACTGTGAACACTGATATATAAAACTTGTGATCACAACAGGGGAAACAAAACCATGATCTCTCCAGAGAAGAAGAATTATTAAACATAGATAAAAATCCACCTCATGTAGAAGTCATATCAATAttattataatacaaaaatattttcttcatTCAATAAAAGTGTatgtttgataaaataaaatatatcaactgAATCAGTCAGCACGAATTAATGAAACAAGTctcttttttgttgaaaaaaaataatttaaaaaaaaaagatgtatcaCATATATAATTGTAT
Encoded here:
- the LOC139496402 gene encoding CDC42 small effector protein 2-like isoform X4, which encodes MMGDGLFCFTCCIAEQPQPKRRRRLDPSMIGEPTEFRHTAHIGSGEARNSLNLTTVQNQMSSKGGYDHTCPHDVKLNVIDLPQSQR
- the LOC139496402 gene encoding CDC42 small effector protein 2-like isoform X2, producing MMGDGLFCFTCCIAEQPQPKRRRRLDPSMIGEPTEFRHTAHIGSGEARNSLNADGTKNTEAISLTTVQNQMSSKGGYDHTCPHDVKLNVIDLPQSQR
- the LOC139496402 gene encoding CDC42 small effector protein 2-like isoform X5, whose product is MMGDGLFCFTCCIAEQPQPRRRRLDPSMIGEPTEFRHTAHIGSGEARNSLNLTTVQNQMSSKGGYDHTCPHDVKLNVIDLPQSQR
- the LOC139496402 gene encoding CDC42 small effector protein 2-like isoform X3, with translation MMGDGLFCFTCCIAEQPQPRRRRLDPSMIGEPTEFRHTAHIGSGEARNSLNADGTKNTEAISLTTVQNQMSSKGGYDHTCPHDVKLNVIDLPQSQR